The Chthoniobacterales bacterium genome contains a region encoding:
- a CDS encoding proteasome accessory factor PafA2 family protein, with the protein MFTGSGRIGSAAPQFYTDPEEPLLTPQFQMSQRADHMVNDIYQWVQFNRSIINARDEPLADPRRYRRLHLLIGDSNMSPYAIALKVGTTALILRLLEEQALPTDLALLDAVHTTRTLSRDIGGAWLVRLENGETISAIDLQLAFLRAARDRFAHENPETDWVLAQWEYVLTHLRSDPESLLGGVDWLTKHWLLQLFADAEHLAFDDPWMLSQDLEYHNIDPARGLFHSIESAGEIRRFNDSARRANALGEPPANTRAAGRSTAMHRIRERGLPYFLNWDAVALDEHRTLLLPDPFRPYSTEAAAFLP; encoded by the coding sequence ATCTTCACCGGCAGCGGACGCATCGGCAGCGCCGCCCCACAATTCTACACCGACCCCGAGGAGCCCCTCCTCACCCCGCAGTTCCAGATGAGCCAGCGCGCCGACCACATGGTCAACGACATCTACCAGTGGGTGCAATTTAACCGCTCCATCATCAACGCCCGCGACGAACCCCTCGCCGACCCGCGCCGCTACCGCCGCCTCCACCTCCTCATCGGCGACTCGAATATGAGCCCCTACGCCATCGCCCTCAAAGTCGGCACCACCGCCCTCATCCTCCGGCTCCTCGAAGAACAGGCCCTCCCCACCGACCTCGCCCTCCTCGACGCCGTCCATACCACCCGCACCCTCTCGCGCGACATCGGCGGCGCCTGGCTCGTCCGCTTGGAAAATGGGGAAACGATCAGCGCCATCGACCTGCAACTCGCCTTTCTCCGCGCCGCCCGCGACCGCTTTGCCCACGAAAACCCCGAGACCGACTGGGTCCTTGCCCAGTGGGAATACGTTCTCACCCATCTGCGCAGCGACCCCGAGAGCCTCCTCGGCGGCGTGGACTGGCTCACGAAACACTGGCTGCTCCAGCTCTTTGCCGACGCCGAACACCTCGCCTTCGACGATCCGTGGATGCTCAGCCAGGACCTCGAATACCACAACATCGACCCCGCGCGCGGCCTCTTCCACTCCATCGAGAGCGCCGGGGAGATCCGCCGCTTTAACGACTCCGCCCGCCGCGCCAACGCCCTCGGCGAGCCCCCGGCCAACACCCGCGCTGCGGGTCGTTCCACCGCCATGCACCGCATCCGGGAGCGCGGCCTTCCCTATTTTCTCAACTGGGACGCCGTCGCCCTCGACGAACACCGTACCCTGCTCCTGCCCGACCCATTCCGCCCTTACTCGACTGAAGCCGCCGCCTTCCTGCCCTAA